One genomic segment of Paraburkholderia hospita includes these proteins:
- a CDS encoding carboxymuconolactone decarboxylase family protein, which yields MKQGEQPARAHREPQQIKEDFVRVHGVWNAAWDSMLRLDAGFVDAYVQFSAVPQRRNHLDDKTRAFIALAADACATQLYGPGVAHHIERALGFGATREELMEVLELISTIGIHTSNVGVPVLLEVLEEEGLRAGPAPLDERRRALKEAFEKNRGYWHPTWEGLLELDPDLFEAYVEFSSVPWRTGVLSPKIKEFMYCAFDASSTHLYVPGLKLHMRNALRYGATADELMELLEIVSTTGIHGAELGAPLLEAALAKHRMAVDA from the coding sequence ATGAAGCAGGGAGAGCAGCCGGCGCGCGCGCATCGCGAGCCGCAGCAGATCAAGGAAGACTTCGTGCGCGTGCACGGCGTCTGGAATGCCGCATGGGACAGTATGCTTCGTCTCGATGCGGGTTTTGTCGATGCGTACGTGCAGTTCTCCGCAGTGCCGCAGCGCAGAAACCATCTCGATGACAAGACGCGCGCGTTCATCGCGCTCGCCGCCGATGCGTGCGCGACGCAGTTGTATGGGCCGGGCGTCGCGCATCATATCGAGCGCGCGCTCGGGTTCGGCGCGACGCGCGAAGAGCTGATGGAAGTGCTGGAGCTGATCAGCACGATCGGCATTCACACGAGCAATGTCGGCGTGCCCGTGCTGCTCGAAGTGCTCGAAGAAGAAGGCTTGCGCGCGGGACCTGCGCCGCTGGACGAACGCAGACGCGCGCTGAAGGAAGCGTTCGAGAAAAATCGCGGCTACTGGCATCCGACGTGGGAAGGGCTGCTCGAACTCGATCCCGATCTGTTCGAAGCGTATGTCGAGTTTTCTTCGGTGCCCTGGCGCACGGGCGTGTTGAGTCCGAAGATCAAGGAGTTCATGTATTGCGCGTTCGACGCTTCGTCGACGCATCTGTATGTGCCCGGCCTCAAGCTGCATATGCGCAACGCGCTGCGCTACGGCGCGACGGCGGACGAACTGATGGAACTGCTGGAGATCGTCAGCACGACGGGCATTCACGGCGCCGAACTCGGCGCGCCGCTGCTCGAAGCGGCACTGGCAAAGCACCGGATGGCCGTCGATGCATGA
- a CDS encoding cupin domain-containing protein: MKVFHGRAEGKMSELRGETFSGTVWADPVMPSTDGVTINTVFFAPRGRTYWHTHEQGQVLQVTAGKGWICKEGEAPQEIRQGDIVFIGPNERHWHGASDGSYMVHIATSIGKATWQEEVAEADYPQGLVAG, translated from the coding sequence ATGAAGGTATTTCACGGCAGGGCAGAAGGGAAGATGTCGGAACTGCGCGGCGAGACGTTTTCGGGCACGGTGTGGGCCGACCCCGTGATGCCGTCGACGGATGGCGTCACCATCAACACGGTGTTCTTCGCGCCGCGCGGCCGCACGTACTGGCATACGCACGAGCAGGGCCAGGTGCTGCAGGTGACGGCGGGCAAGGGCTGGATTTGCAAGGAGGGCGAAGCGCCGCAGGAAATCCGCCAGGGCGACATCGTGTTCATCGGGCCGAACGAGCGGCACTGGCACGGCGCGAGCGACGGCAGCTACATGGTGCATATCGCGACGTCGATCGGCAAGGCGACGTGGCAGGAAGAAGTGGCCGAAGCGGATTATCCGCAAGGGCTGGTCGCGGGCTGA
- a CDS encoding NAD(P)-dependent oxidoreductase — protein sequence MAEMNKERIGFIGLGNMGGRMARRLVDAGIAVLGYDTAPERVKAAGAQAAASVADVMKFADVVMMSLPDSKVVEAVVEGEGGVLAHCRAGQIVVDLSTAAASSTIRLARRFTQCGVQYVDAGISGGAAAAEKGTLTLMVGGDASAVEALEWAFAPISSKVAHMGESGAGHTTKLLNNFLNAVSLAASAEVMVAGKKAGLDLHLLLDVLNSSSGVNFATLNRFPKIVDGDYLEGGLTGKLMTKDVVLYVDRARELGVVSLNAAGPLASFGLGTALGYGDVISNRVVDAIGDVSGGVRLYDGKIRKEEKQA from the coding sequence ATAGCGGAAATGAACAAGGAACGGATCGGATTCATCGGTCTCGGCAACATGGGCGGCCGCATGGCGCGACGTCTCGTCGATGCGGGCATTGCGGTGCTCGGTTACGACACCGCACCTGAGCGCGTGAAGGCAGCGGGCGCGCAGGCCGCGGCTTCGGTCGCGGACGTGATGAAGTTCGCCGACGTCGTGATGATGTCGTTGCCGGACAGCAAGGTCGTCGAGGCCGTGGTCGAAGGCGAAGGTGGTGTGCTCGCGCATTGCCGTGCGGGACAGATCGTGGTCGATCTGAGCACGGCGGCGGCAAGCTCGACGATACGGCTCGCGCGGCGCTTCACGCAATGCGGCGTGCAGTATGTCGATGCGGGCATTTCAGGCGGCGCGGCAGCAGCGGAGAAAGGCACGTTGACGCTGATGGTCGGCGGCGACGCGAGCGCGGTCGAAGCGCTCGAATGGGCATTCGCGCCGATCAGCTCGAAGGTCGCGCACATGGGCGAGAGCGGCGCGGGCCACACCACCAAGCTGCTGAACAACTTCCTCAACGCGGTGAGCCTCGCGGCGAGCGCGGAAGTGATGGTGGCGGGCAAGAAGGCCGGGCTCGATCTGCATCTGCTGCTCGATGTGCTCAACAGCAGCAGCGGCGTGAACTTCGCAACGCTGAACCGCTTTCCGAAGATCGTCGACGGCGATTATCTGGAAGGCGGGCTGACGGGCAAGCTGATGACGAAGGATGTCGTGCTGTACGTCGATCGCGCGCGCGAACTGGGCGTGGTGTCGCTGAATGCCGCGGGGCCGCTCGCGAGCTTTGGTCTCGGCACGGCGCTCGGCTATGGCGATGTGATCAGCAATCGCGTCGTCGATGCGATTGGCGATGTGTCGGGCGGCGTGCGTCTGTACGACGGGAAGATTCGCAAAGAGGAGAAGCAGGCATGA
- a CDS encoding MFS transporter, translating to MKTLTATDIAQSEGEQSIETKRRNAIKGAFFSEYIDMFDIYLPVVVLSPVLAFFQPPHLSSGMETILASLVFITTLLGRPIGALLFGMIADRIGRRKASIWSVSGFGVVTLLIALLPGYESIGIASYWALVLLRFVDGIFLGGGYTGAMPLAIEYSKKAQRGFVGGFIIAGFPAAYVSINLIAMLMFALFPLNGMNSPYAQWGWRIPFVLGAVLAGILALYYVHKVAESEIWKSEAADKGNQPEKLPLSDLLRGKSGRNLLQVLVMMTGFWLTQNIITIYLPTGLLVKTLHLTGFQMTSTLMITYFVLFFSYIGSGLIAQSIGRRRFFVIVGPLIATVGAGLLYVLANVDGLSLPTIIALVCVLAVLVTSPWGVIVTYINERFVTDVRATGFGVGFSLSVIIPSFYAFYMNWLGAFMPLRMTSVVLLCIGGLIGAVGAMMGPETKDVDF from the coding sequence ATGAAAACCCTCACTGCGACCGACATCGCACAGTCCGAAGGCGAGCAATCGATAGAAACGAAAAGACGCAATGCCATCAAAGGCGCGTTCTTCTCCGAGTACATCGACATGTTCGATATTTACCTGCCCGTCGTCGTGCTGTCGCCGGTGCTCGCGTTCTTCCAGCCGCCGCATCTGTCGAGCGGCATGGAGACGATACTCGCGTCGCTGGTGTTCATCACGACGCTGCTCGGGCGTCCTATCGGCGCGCTGCTGTTCGGCATGATCGCGGACCGTATCGGGCGCCGCAAGGCGTCGATCTGGTCGGTGTCGGGCTTCGGCGTGGTCACGCTGCTGATCGCGCTGCTGCCGGGCTACGAGAGCATCGGCATCGCGTCGTACTGGGCGCTCGTGCTGCTGCGCTTCGTCGACGGGATCTTTCTGGGCGGCGGCTACACGGGCGCGATGCCGCTTGCCATCGAGTATTCGAAGAAAGCGCAGCGCGGGTTTGTCGGCGGTTTCATCATCGCGGGCTTTCCTGCCGCATACGTGTCGATCAATCTCATCGCGATGCTGATGTTCGCGCTCTTTCCGCTCAACGGCATGAACTCGCCGTACGCGCAATGGGGCTGGCGCATTCCGTTCGTGCTGGGTGCCGTGCTCGCGGGTATTCTCGCGCTGTACTACGTGCACAAGGTCGCCGAATCGGAGATATGGAAGAGCGAAGCCGCCGACAAGGGCAATCAGCCGGAAAAGCTGCCGCTCTCCGACCTGCTGCGCGGCAAGAGCGGACGCAACCTGCTTCAGGTGCTGGTCATGATGACGGGCTTCTGGCTCACTCAGAACATCATCACGATCTACCTGCCGACGGGCCTGCTCGTGAAGACGCTGCATCTGACGGGTTTCCAGATGACGTCCACGCTGATGATCACGTACTTCGTGCTGTTCTTCAGCTATATCGGTTCGGGGCTGATTGCGCAGTCGATCGGGCGGCGGCGCTTCTTCGTGATCGTCGGCCCGCTGATCGCGACGGTCGGCGCGGGGCTGCTGTATGTGCTCGCGAACGTCGACGGATTGTCTCTGCCGACCATCATCGCATTGGTCTGCGTGCTCGCCGTGCTCGTCACGTCGCCGTGGGGCGTGATCGTCACGTACATCAACGAACGCTTCGTCACCGATGTGCGCGCGACGGGCTTCGGCGTCGGCTTCAGTCTCTCGGTGATCATCCCGTCGTTCTACGCGTTCTATATGAACTGGCTCGGCGCGTTCATGCCGTTGCGGATGACATCCGTGGTGCTGTTGTGCATCGGCGGACTGATCGGCGCGGTCGGCGCGATGATGGGACCGGAAACGAAGGACGTCGACTTCTGA
- a CDS encoding carboxymuconolactone decarboxylase family protein, giving the protein MESNERFEKGFENRKEVLGAGHVEKSWANADDFNRPMQKFVTESCWGDIWGDRTLSFKTRSMLNLGMLTAMSQHHELAVHVKGALRNGVTKDEIRAVLMQAAVYCGAPLALAAFRVATEAIKAYEAETSAA; this is encoded by the coding sequence ATGGAAAGCAACGAACGTTTCGAAAAAGGCTTTGAAAACCGCAAGGAAGTGCTTGGCGCGGGGCATGTGGAGAAGTCATGGGCCAATGCCGACGACTTCAACCGGCCGATGCAGAAGTTCGTCACCGAGAGCTGCTGGGGCGATATCTGGGGCGACAGGACGCTGTCGTTCAAGACGCGCAGCATGCTGAACCTCGGCATGCTGACGGCAATGAGCCAGCATCACGAACTCGCCGTGCACGTGAAGGGCGCGCTGCGCAACGGCGTAACGAAGGACGAAATCCGCGCGGTGCTGATGCAGGCGGCTGTGTATTGCGGCGCGCCGCTGGCGCTGGCTGCGTTCCGCGTCGCGACGGAAGCGATCAAGGCGTATGAAGCGGAGACTTCGGCGGCTTGA
- a CDS encoding aldehyde dehydrogenase family protein, translated as MSHAAQFYIDGRWVEPVSARWFDIVDPATEAPFERLALGNAQDVDRAVAAARRAFPAWSTTSVAERVALLRRVLQIYERRYDEFAEAMRREMGAPVTFARNGQAARGPAHLNALIDVLERFEFEEQRGSTRVVLEAIGVCGLITPWNWPVNQIVVKIAPALAAGCTMVLKPSEYSPLSALLFTEVLDEAQVPAGVFNLVNGDGPGVGEAIASHPDIDMVSFTGSTRAGVLVAQSAAPSVKRVAQELGGKSANILLDDVDLEEAVKRGVAACFVNSGQSCSIPTRMLVPRHLMNDAAQIAKRAAETYRVGPTDDASTQLGPLVNRNQFERVQALIQTGIDEGARLVTGGAGLPEGIDKGYYAKPTVFADVTPDMTIAREEIFGPVLSMIPYDSEADAIAIANGTDYGLAAYVQSADIARARKVGRALRAGGVHLNYPPADFHAPFGGYKRSGNGREWGEAGLREYLETKAMVGYGT; from the coding sequence ATGTCACATGCAGCGCAGTTTTATATCGACGGACGCTGGGTCGAACCCGTATCCGCCCGCTGGTTCGATATCGTCGATCCAGCCACTGAAGCACCGTTCGAGCGGCTCGCGCTCGGCAATGCGCAAGATGTCGACCGCGCGGTCGCTGCCGCGCGCCGCGCGTTTCCCGCGTGGTCCACGACGAGCGTCGCGGAACGTGTCGCGTTGTTGCGGCGCGTGCTGCAGATCTACGAACGCCGCTACGACGAGTTCGCGGAAGCGATGCGCCGCGAGATGGGCGCGCCCGTCACGTTCGCACGCAATGGGCAGGCGGCGCGTGGTCCCGCGCATCTGAATGCGCTGATCGACGTGCTGGAGCGCTTCGAATTCGAAGAACAGCGCGGCAGCACGCGCGTCGTGCTCGAAGCGATCGGCGTGTGCGGGTTGATTACGCCGTGGAACTGGCCCGTCAACCAGATCGTCGTGAAGATCGCGCCCGCGCTCGCGGCCGGTTGCACGATGGTGCTCAAGCCGAGCGAGTATTCGCCGCTGAGCGCGCTGCTGTTCACGGAAGTGCTCGACGAAGCGCAAGTGCCTGCCGGCGTGTTCAATCTCGTCAATGGCGATGGTCCGGGTGTGGGCGAGGCGATCGCGAGTCATCCGGATATCGACATGGTGTCGTTCACGGGCTCGACGCGCGCGGGCGTGCTGGTCGCGCAGTCGGCCGCGCCGAGCGTCAAGCGCGTCGCGCAGGAACTGGGCGGCAAGTCCGCGAACATTCTGCTCGACGACGTCGATCTCGAAGAGGCCGTCAAGCGTGGCGTGGCTGCGTGCTTCGTGAACTCGGGCCAGTCGTGCTCGATTCCGACGCGCATGCTGGTGCCGCGTCATCTGATGAACGACGCCGCGCAGATCGCGAAGCGCGCGGCGGAAACGTATCGCGTCGGACCGACCGACGATGCTTCGACGCAACTCGGCCCGCTCGTCAACCGCAACCAGTTCGAGCGCGTGCAGGCGTTGATCCAGACGGGCATCGACGAAGGTGCGCGGCTTGTGACAGGCGGCGCGGGCTTGCCCGAAGGCATCGACAAAGGCTATTACGCAAAGCCGACCGTCTTCGCGGACGTCACGCCCGACATGACGATCGCGCGTGAAGAAATCTTCGGGCCGGTGCTGTCGATGATCCCGTACGACAGCGAAGCGGACGCCATCGCGATTGCCAACGGCACGGACTATGGTCTCGCAGCCTACGTGCAATCGGCGGATATCGCACGCGCCCGCAAGGTGGGCCGTGCATTGCGTGCGGGCGGCGTGCATCTGAACTATCCGCCTGCCGATTTTCATGCGCCGTTCGGCGGCTACAAGCGTTCGGGCAATGGCCGCGAGTGGGGCGAAGCGGGTTTGCGCGAGTATCTGGAAACGAAGGCGATGGTTGGTTACGGCACGTAG
- a CDS encoding NAD(P)-dependent oxidoreductase — protein MTQKKRIGFIGLGMMGAPMVQCLVNAGFDLYIDDADAARADTLATQAGAQRLTRDNGASLEALITMLPNSDIVESVLLGGGAEGWANRLAKGAVVIDMSSSEPERSRKLGSMLEERGLAYLDAPVSGGVKKAKEGTLAILVGGRSEVLTQCMPVLEAMGQSILHIGGAGSGHAAKALNNYVSAAGLAATVEALLVAQRFGIEPDVMTDVLNASSGRSNTSENKVKQFMLSGTFASGFALQLMNKDLKIAHALAQSVGYPMTLGDTVTAVWGEAAQRSTPATDHTEMYRLLDRDAL, from the coding sequence ATGACACAGAAGAAGCGCATCGGTTTCATCGGGCTCGGCATGATGGGCGCGCCGATGGTGCAATGCCTCGTCAACGCGGGCTTCGACCTGTACATCGACGACGCGGATGCAGCGCGCGCCGACACGCTCGCCACGCAAGCGGGCGCGCAGCGTTTGACTCGCGACAACGGCGCGTCGCTCGAAGCATTGATCACGATGCTGCCGAACTCGGACATCGTCGAAAGCGTGCTGCTCGGCGGCGGCGCAGAGGGTTGGGCGAACCGGCTCGCGAAAGGCGCCGTCGTGATCGACATGAGTTCATCGGAACCGGAACGTTCGCGCAAGCTCGGCTCGATGCTCGAAGAACGCGGCCTCGCGTATCTGGACGCGCCCGTATCCGGTGGCGTGAAGAAAGCGAAGGAAGGCACGCTGGCGATTCTCGTCGGCGGTCGTTCGGAAGTGCTCACGCAGTGCATGCCTGTGCTCGAAGCGATGGGCCAGAGCATTTTGCATATCGGCGGCGCGGGCTCGGGTCATGCAGCGAAGGCGCTGAACAACTACGTGTCGGCGGCGGGACTCGCGGCGACCGTCGAAGCGCTGCTCGTCGCGCAACGTTTCGGCATCGAGCCGGACGTGATGACGGACGTGCTGAACGCTTCGTCGGGCCGTAGCAATACATCGGAAAACAAGGTCAAGCAGTTCATGCTGAGCGGCACGTTTGCCTCAGGCTTCGCACTGCAATTGATGAACAAGGATCTGAAGATCGCCCATGCGCTCGCGCAGTCGGTCGGTTATCCGATGACGCTCGGAGACACCGTCACGGCAGTGTGGGGTGAAGCCGCGCAACGTTCGACGCCCGCCACCGACCACACCGAAATGTATCGCCTGCTAGATCGCGATGCGCTTTGA
- a CDS encoding NIPSNAP family protein, producing MIVEMRIYHCAPTRLPALLDRFTTHTLGFFEKYGIQQIGFWTTLIGPSNHALTYMIQWESLAAREQKWNAFQADADWIATRAATEAQRPIVERIENHFLTPTSFSALR from the coding sequence ATGATCGTTGAAATGCGCATCTATCACTGCGCGCCGACGCGCCTGCCGGCCTTGCTCGACCGCTTTACGACGCACACGCTCGGTTTCTTCGAGAAGTACGGCATCCAGCAGATCGGCTTCTGGACCACGCTGATCGGTCCGAGCAATCACGCGCTCACGTACATGATCCAATGGGAAAGCCTCGCCGCGCGCGAGCAGAAGTGGAACGCGTTTCAGGCCGACGCCGACTGGATCGCGACGCGCGCCGCGACGGAAGCGCAGCGTCCTATCGTCGAGCGCATCGAAAATCATTTCCTGACGCCGACCTCGTTCTCCGCGCTGCGCTAG
- a CDS encoding NAD(P)-dependent oxidoreductase, which translates to MSSSQASSQQRGPSLGFVGVGTMGRPMARRLIEAGHTVIVYDRDEAAVAELKAAGAQVAGSVREVANSARIVFTSLPTPAIFKQVALGDGGLIDGSAIKVLVDLSTVGSRIEKEVAEGLLAKGIETVDAPVSGGASGAKKGTLAIMAAGNPVALEEVRGLFEVLGKVFVVGDKAGQGQLLKLLNNMLSSTAFAITSEAFVAGMRGGLDPEVMMSVINAGSGKNGATLDKFPKHVLPGTFDFGFPVGSVCKDIGLAVDECQALGVPMWVGSVARQMWNYAAMQDGAARDMTELVKYVERWSSVDGLED; encoded by the coding sequence ATGTCGAGTAGTCAGGCATCAAGTCAGCAACGCGGGCCGTCGCTCGGTTTCGTCGGCGTCGGCACGATGGGCCGGCCGATGGCGCGGCGGCTGATCGAAGCGGGGCATACGGTGATCGTGTACGACCGCGATGAAGCTGCCGTTGCGGAACTCAAGGCGGCGGGCGCGCAAGTTGCCGGGTCGGTGCGCGAAGTGGCCAACAGCGCGCGCATCGTCTTCACGAGCCTGCCCACGCCCGCGATCTTCAAACAGGTCGCGCTCGGCGACGGCGGCCTGATCGACGGCAGCGCGATCAAGGTGCTGGTCGATCTGTCGACGGTCGGCTCGCGCATCGAAAAGGAAGTGGCAGAAGGGCTGCTCGCAAAAGGAATCGAAACCGTCGATGCACCCGTGAGCGGCGGCGCATCGGGCGCGAAGAAGGGCACGCTCGCGATCATGGCGGCGGGCAACCCCGTCGCGCTCGAAGAAGTGCGCGGCCTGTTCGAAGTGCTCGGCAAGGTGTTCGTCGTCGGTGACAAGGCGGGGCAAGGGCAATTGCTGAAGCTGCTGAACAACATGTTGTCGTCGACGGCGTTCGCGATCACCTCCGAGGCGTTCGTCGCGGGCATGCGCGGCGGGCTCGACCCGGAAGTGATGATGTCGGTGATCAATGCGGGCAGCGGCAAGAACGGCGCGACGCTCGACAAGTTTCCGAAGCACGTGCTGCCTGGCACATTCGATTTCGGCTTTCCTGTCGGCAGCGTCTGCAAGGACATCGGTCTTGCCGTCGACGAATGCCAGGCGCTCGGCGTGCCGATGTGGGTGGGCAGCGTCGCGCGCCAGATGTGGAACTACGCCGCGATGCAGGACGGCGCCGCGCGCGATATGACGGAACTCGTCAAGTACGTCGAACGCTGGTCGTCGGTCGACGGCCTTGAAGATTGA
- a CDS encoding MmgE/PrpD family protein, whose product MQADSIDANALRSGVLTRSLARFVAGTQWRDLPANVRNEAKRSLVNYFAVALAGSHDPTLDKAVNVYQRFRADENASIVGRSERTDMLNAAALNAMSANVYDFDDTHIPTIIHPTAPVAAALFALAESHAMSGEALLLAFVLGVEVECRIGNAVSPEHYQRGWHITSTCGVFGAAAAVAKALELGEQNIAWALGNASVQTGGLVETLGTMSKSISVGNAARNGLLSALLAEDGFSGPDAPLEGERGFLRVTASQPDWSALTHDLGHEWELLKNTYKPYPCGVVLNPVIEACLDLRRDARWSLDDIEQIELTGHPLLRERTDRPGVRTGRESQVSAQHAVAVVLSRGKASLDEFSDAAVADPSFRALGNRLRFIDNASWPVESAQVTIILRSGERVTHRAHAARGSLAAPLANVELADKLHQLAAYSRSGVDAQTLIDRLWKFETEQDAAAVMRLARARGSN is encoded by the coding sequence TTGCAGGCTGATTCCATCGACGCCAACGCATTGCGCAGCGGCGTATTAACTCGCTCCCTTGCACGCTTCGTCGCCGGCACGCAGTGGCGCGACTTGCCCGCCAACGTGCGCAACGAAGCGAAGCGCTCGCTCGTCAATTACTTCGCGGTCGCGCTGGCAGGCTCGCATGACCCGACGCTCGACAAAGCCGTCAACGTCTATCAGCGTTTTCGCGCGGATGAAAACGCGAGCATCGTCGGACGCAGCGAGCGCACGGACATGCTGAACGCAGCCGCGCTCAACGCGATGAGCGCGAACGTCTACGACTTCGACGACACGCATATTCCAACCATCATTCATCCGACGGCACCCGTCGCGGCGGCGTTGTTCGCGCTTGCCGAGTCGCACGCGATGAGCGGCGAAGCGCTGCTGCTCGCGTTCGTGCTGGGCGTCGAAGTGGAATGCCGGATCGGCAATGCAGTCTCGCCGGAGCACTATCAGCGCGGCTGGCACATCACGTCGACATGCGGCGTGTTCGGCGCGGCTGCAGCCGTGGCGAAGGCGCTTGAACTCGGTGAACAAAACATTGCGTGGGCGCTCGGCAATGCATCGGTGCAAACGGGCGGACTGGTCGAAACGCTCGGCACGATGTCGAAGAGCATCAGCGTCGGCAATGCGGCGCGCAATGGGTTGCTGTCCGCGCTGCTTGCAGAAGACGGCTTTTCGGGCCCCGACGCGCCGCTCGAAGGTGAGCGCGGCTTTCTGCGCGTGACGGCGTCGCAACCGGACTGGAGCGCGCTCACGCACGATCTCGGGCATGAGTGGGAACTGCTGAAGAACACCTACAAGCCGTATCCGTGCGGCGTCGTGTTGAACCCGGTGATCGAAGCATGCCTCGATCTGCGGCGCGACGCGCGCTGGTCGCTCGACGATATCGAACAGATCGAATTGACGGGCCATCCGCTGCTGCGCGAGCGCACCGACCGGCCTGGCGTGCGCACTGGGCGCGAATCACAGGTCAGCGCGCAGCATGCGGTCGCCGTGGTGTTGTCGCGCGGCAAGGCTAGCCTCGATGAGTTCAGCGATGCCGCCGTCGCCGATCCGTCGTTCCGTGCGCTTGGAAACCGCCTGCGTTTCATCGATAACGCGTCGTGGCCCGTCGAATCCGCGCAGGTGACGATCATTCTGCGCTCGGGCGAACGCGTCACGCATCGCGCGCATGCTGCGCGCGGCAGTCTCGCCGCGCCACTCGCCAACGTCGAGCTGGCCGACAAGCTGCATCAACTGGCCGCGTATTCACGCTCGGGCGTCGATGCGCAAACGTTGATCGATAGATTATGGAAGTTCGAGACCGAGCAGGACGCGGCCGCAGTAATGCGTCTCGCGCGTGCTCGCGGTTCGAATTGA
- a CDS encoding SDR family oxidoreductase: MMLKGKGALVTGSSNGLGLAMARALAGAGCDIVLHGLEAPQQMTQTTDELASAFDVNVAYVQADLATPAGVDALIGAARERVKTLDVLINNAVVRHFADIESFPIEHWNNALAVNLTAAFRAIQLTLPGMRERGWGRIFNMTSVYGARAVANRVDYVTTKTALLGLTRSVAIETLNHGITCNAICPGSVLTPNIDGRINALMDESGLNRSDAVREFLKGKQPTGELVEAAHVGEMVVFLCGPAASQITGAMMPIEGGWLAG, translated from the coding sequence ATGATGCTGAAAGGCAAAGGCGCTTTAGTGACAGGTTCGTCGAACGGCCTGGGTCTCGCGATGGCGCGTGCGCTCGCGGGCGCAGGCTGCGACATCGTATTGCACGGACTCGAAGCGCCGCAGCAGATGACACAGACCACGGACGAACTGGCGTCCGCGTTCGACGTGAACGTCGCGTACGTGCAAGCGGATCTCGCGACGCCAGCAGGCGTCGATGCTTTGATCGGCGCCGCGCGCGAACGCGTGAAGACACTCGACGTGCTGATCAACAATGCCGTCGTACGTCATTTCGCGGATATCGAATCGTTCCCGATCGAGCACTGGAACAACGCGCTCGCGGTGAATCTGACGGCCGCATTTCGCGCGATTCAACTGACCTTGCCCGGCATGCGCGAGCGCGGCTGGGGACGCATCTTCAATATGACGTCGGTGTACGGCGCGCGCGCTGTCGCGAATCGCGTCGATTACGTGACGACGAAGACTGCGCTCCTCGGGCTCACGCGCTCGGTGGCGATCGAGACGCTGAATCACGGCATCACATGCAACGCGATCTGCCCAGGCTCGGTACTGACGCCGAACATCGACGGACGCATCAACGCGTTGATGGACGAGAGCGGACTGAATCGCAGCGATGCAGTGCGCGAGTTCCTCAAAGGCAAGCAACCGACGGGCGAACTCGTCGAAGCGGCGCATGTCGGCGAGATGGTCGTGTTTCTGTGCGGCCCCGCGGCGAGCCAGATCACGGGCGCGATGATGCCGATAGAAGGAGGCTGGCTTGCAGGCTGA
- a CDS encoding N-acyl homoserine lactonase family protein gives MSSPTENYRIYAVKYAHFERRSRDNFIGGDSHDVPMPLDYFVWAVVGESRTFIVDTGFDQAMADKRGRTITNTVERGLKQIGIRADDVEDVIITHMHYDHAGNSSLFPRARYHLQDREMAYCTGRCMCHHALSHPFEPEDVKSMVGRLFDGRVQFHDGASEITPGLSVHWVGGHTNGLQVVRVHTERGWVVLASDASHFYANMQEHRPFPVVYNVGDMLEGYEAAHRLASSPEHVIPGHDPAVLTRYPSHDRETEGWIVRLDAQAR, from the coding sequence ATGTCATCGCCCACTGAGAACTACCGTATCTATGCAGTCAAGTACGCGCATTTCGAGCGCCGTTCGCGCGACAACTTCATCGGCGGCGATTCGCATGATGTGCCGATGCCGCTCGATTACTTCGTGTGGGCCGTGGTGGGCGAATCGCGCACCTTCATCGTCGACACGGGCTTCGACCAGGCAATGGCCGACAAGCGAGGTCGCACGATCACGAACACGGTGGAGCGCGGCCTGAAGCAGATCGGCATTCGCGCGGATGACGTCGAAGACGTGATCATCACGCACATGCACTACGACCATGCGGGCAATAGCTCCCTGTTTCCGCGCGCGCGTTATCACCTTCAGGATCGCGAGATGGCGTATTGCACTGGGCGTTGCATGTGCCATCACGCGTTGAGTCATCCGTTCGAGCCGGAAGACGTGAAGTCCATGGTCGGCCGTCTGTTCGATGGGCGCGTGCAGTTTCATGACGGCGCTTCGGAGATCACGCCTGGACTGAGCGTGCATTGGGTCGGCGGACATACGAACGGCTTGCAGGTCGTGCGCGTGCATACGGAGCGCGGCTGGGTCGTGCTCGCGTCGGATGCGTCGCATTTCTACGCGAACATGCAGGAGCATCGGCCGTTCCCTGTTGTCTACAACGTCGGCGACATGCTCGAAGGCTATGAGGCTGCGCATCGGCTGGCCAGTTCGCCCGAGCATGTGATTCCGGGCCACGATCCTGCTGTGCTGACGCGTTATCCGTCGCATGATCGCGAGACGGAAGGCTGGATCGTGCGTCTCGACGCACAAGCGCGCTGA